Proteins from a genomic interval of Betta splendens chromosome 10, fBetSpl5.4, whole genome shotgun sequence:
- the mcf2a gene encoding proto-oncogene DBL isoform X3: MWSSLCRSRSGSSSSLREPSHPDPGTYRASRIPSRGMGPASLQEEREPEMESYRCLLQAGSQLESTLQQVTVPVSLKEVGGYIEKQVAYLSGGRGEDSSVIITLPECSAFSDIPEEALAKVFTYLTLIPRTRQPGVKFIIILDRRLDTWASIKTALARISASFPGNLHLVLVLRPTSFFHRTVTDIGFRFSQEDFMLKMPVVMLSSVTDLLRYIDENQLTSEFGGTLDYCHSDWIVLRTAIEGFAVTVKDIAQMLQSFGTELAETELPSDGKTIEYLLESHTDKYRKLKDAIRSVSKEGRHLLSSLETSEAEEDSQWDVKLDWETVQRLLAQLRDMELAFDGFFEKHHLKLHQFLQLLKYEQSFQEMEVCLEHLMAQEKQLSTSVDTLVQTEQALKSLDDLESNAQDVMARAQIIILHGHQLSAAHHYAVALIMQRCNELRHRCDTLNAALNTKHARLLHAHQLLLCLAQAQTWCDDGAYLLANQLVDKFQSKDGAQAALRDIEKFLEEAPSMLSSGPDVLAIEYEAVITPQLQDEIVKSFEKHAAVQRMIQNRQACLRKLADRHVRPVQLVAPRPENPPRAKSPLFSPKHGDGLKFTFDLSLPGKRASRKSPNPRKIEVIHDYQESRSCVSYALEGEDSPDLLKRRVMRELIETERVYVEELLSVLLGYRAEMDNPALSGLLPPILRSKRDILFGNMPEIYNFHSRDFLQALEGCLEAPEGVGACFLQRKESFQMYECYCQNKPRSEALWRQFSDCVFFQECQKKLEHKLGLDSYLLKPVQRLTKYQLLLKELLKYSTDGEGTSELQGALTAMLDLLKSVNDSMHQIAITGYEGDLCELGRVLMQGSFSVWLSHKRGPTRMKELARFKPMQRHLFLYERALLFCKRREEHGGDGGDKAPSYGFKHCLKMTAVGITENVKGDVKKFEIWYSGREEVYVVQAPTVEVKVAWLNELRRILTNQQKLLRDEVHQHGHLAEHMQLSQPLADSKQQRASVSSEETESGRSSPDPQHHSPKHRHNRRSWPGAHHSVDACEDPEWPGGRDAFHPSDTEEEVLLQLNRVGCRSGQKDWT, translated from the exons ATGTGGAGCAGCCTATGCCGCTCAAGGTCAGGAAGCTCCAGCAGCCTCAGGGAACCGTCCCATCCGGATCCTGGGACCTACAGAGCTAG CCGGATCCCGTCGAGGGGAATGGGCCCGGcctcgctgcaggaggagagagagccgGAGATGGAGAGCTACCGCTGCCTTCTGCAGGCCGGCTCCCAGCTGGAGAGCACGCTGCAGC AGGTCACAGTCCCTGTGAGCCTGAAGGAGGTGGGTGGCTACATAGAGAAGCAGGTGGCCTACCTATCAG GCGGACGCGGGGAGGACTCCAGCGTCATCATCACCCTCCCCGAGTGCTCGGCTTTCAGTGACATTCCGGAGGAAGCTTTGGCCAAAGTCTTCACGTACCTCACTCTCATCCCACG AACCAGGCAACCTGGAGTCAAATTTATCATCATCTTAGACCGAAGACTGGACACATGGGCCTCCATCAAAACTGCACTGGCCAGGATTTCA GCTTCCTTCCCTGGGAACCTCCACCTGGTGTTGGTGCTCCGACCCACCAGCTTCTTCCATCGTACTgtaacagatattggctttcgCTTCAGCCAAGAGGACTTCATGCTTAAGATGCCA gtGGTGATGCTGAGCTCTGTCACAGACCTGCTGCGCTACATCGATGAAAACCAGCTGACGTCAGAGTTCGGGGGCACGCTGGACTACTGTCACAGCGACTGGATTGTTCTACGAACG GCTATTGAAGGTTTTGCTGTAACAGTTAAAGACATtgcacagatgctgcagagctTTGGCACTGAGCTGGCAGAGACAGAGCTGCCCAGCGATGGCAAAACCATTGAGTATCTCCTTGAGTCTCACACTGATAAGTACAGAAAACTCAAG GATGCGATCAGATCAGTATCAAAGGAGGGTCGGCACCTTCTGTCCAGCCTGGAGACGTCTGAGGCCGAGGAGGACTCGCAGTGGGACGTGAAGCTGGACTGGGAGACTGTGCAGAG GCTTCTTGCTCAGCTCAGAGACATGGAGTTGGCCTTTGATGGCTTCTTTGAGAAGCATCACCTGAAACTCCATcagttcctgcagctgctcaaataTGAGCAGAGCTTTCAGGAG ATGGAGGTTTGCCTGGAGCACCTGATGGCTCAGGAGAAGCAGCTTTCCACGTCTGTGGACACTCTGGTCCAGACGGAGCAGGCTCTAAAAAGTCTGGACGACCTGGAATCGAACGCACAG GACGTGATGGCTCGGGCCCAGATCATCATCCTTCACGGCCACCAGCTGTCGGCCGCTCACCACTACGCCGTGGCCCTCATCATGCAGCGCTGCAACGAGCTTCGCCACCGCTGCGACACGCTCAACGCCGCCCTCAACACCAAGCACGCGCGGCTGCTGCACGcgcaccagctgctgctctgcctggcACAG GCCCAGACGTGGTGCGACGACGGCGCTTACCTGctggccaatcagctggtggATAAGTTCCAGTCCAAGGACGGGGCCCAAGCGGCCCTGAGGGACATTGAGAAGTTCCTGGAGGAGGCGCCGTCTATGCTGAGCTCAGGACCCGACGTCTTGGCTATAGAGTATGAGGCTGTAATCACGcctcagctgcag GACGAGATAGTGAAATCCTTTGAGAAACATGCGGCGGTGCAGCGGATGATCCAGAACCGCCAGGCTTGTCTGAGGAAGCTGGCGGATAGACACGTCCGGCCGGTCCAGTTGGTGGCGCCGAGGCCCGAAAACCCACCGCGTGCCAAGTCCCCGCTCTTCTCCCCTAAACACG GTGATGGTTTGAAGTTCACGTTCGACCTCTCTCTGCCTGGAAAGAGAGCGTCTCGAAAAAGCCCCAACCCACGAAAA ATAGAGGTGATCCACGACTACCAGGAGAGCCGGAGCTGCGTGTCGTACGCTCTGGAGGGGGAGGACAGCCCGGACCTCCTGAAGCG CCGTGTGATGAGGGAGCTCATAGAGACAGAGAGGGTCtacgtggaggagctgctgtcggTGCTGCTG GGTTATAGGGCTGAGATGGACAACCCAGCTCTCTCTGGGCTTCTGCCTCCGATCCTACGCAGCAAGAGAGACATCCTGTTTGGAAACATGCCCGAGATCTACAACTTTCACAGCAG GGATTTCCTTCAAGCCCTGGAAGGATGCCTGGAGGCGCCCGAAGGTGTGGGAGCTTGTTTTCTGCAGCGG AAAGAAAGTTTCCAGATGTATGAGTGCTACTGTCAGAATAAGCCGCGCTCCGAGGCGCTGTGGAGACAGTTCTCAGACTGTGTGTTCTTTCAG GAGTGTCAAAAAAAGCTGGAGCACAAACTGGGTCTGGACTCCTACCTGCTGAAACCAGTCCAGCGACTCACCAAataccagctgctgctcaag GAGTTGCTCAAATACAGCACAGACGGTGAGGGgacctctgagctgcagggggCTCTAACAGCCATGCTGGACCTGCTCAAATCCGTCAACGACTCCATGCACCAGATCGCCATCACGGGCTACGAG GGGGACCTGTGCGAGCTGGGCCGCGTGCTGATGCAGGGCTCGTTCAGCGTGTGGCTCAGCCACAAAAGGGGTCCCACGCGCATGAAGGAGCTGGCGCGCTTCAAGCCCATGCAGCGACACCTCTTCCTGTACGAGCGCGCGCTGCTCTTCTGCAAGCGGCGCGAGGAGCacggcggcgacggcggcgaCAAGGCGCCGTCGTACGGCTTCAAGCACTGCCTCAAG ATGACTGCTGTGGGGATTACGGAGAACGTCAAGGGAGATGTGAAGAAGTTTGAGATCTGGTACAGTGGCAGGGAGGAGGTCTACGTGGTTCAG GCTCCCacagtggaggtgaaggtggccTGGCTCAACGAGCTTCGCAGAATCCTCACAAACCAGCAGAAGCTGCTCAGAG ATGAAGTCCACCAACATGGACACTTAGCAGAACACATGCAGCTCTCCCAACCACTCGCAGacag CAAGCAG
- the mcf2a gene encoding proto-oncogene DBL isoform X2 produces MWSSLCRSRSGSSSSLREPSHPDPGTYRASRIPSRGMGPASLQEEREPEMESYRCLLQAGSQLESTLQQVTVPVSLKEVGGYIEKQVAYLSGGRGEDSSVIITLPECSAFSDIPEEALAKVFTYLTLIPRTRQPGVKFIIILDRRLDTWASIKTALARISASFPGNLHLVLVLRPTSFFHRTVTDIGFRFSQEDFMLKMPVVMLSSVTDLLRYIDENQLTSEFGGTLDYCHSDWIVLRTAIEGFAVTVKDIAQMLQSFGTELAETELPSDGKTIEYLLESHTDKYRKLKDAIRSVSKEGRHLLSSLETSEAEEDSQWDVKLDWETVQRLLAQLRDMELAFDGFFEKHHLKLHQFLQLLKYEQSFQEMEVCLEHLMAQEKQLSTSVDTLVQTEQALKSLDDLESNAQDVMARAQIIILHGHQLSAAHHYAVALIMQRCNELRHRCDTLNAALNTKHARLLHAHQLLLCLAQAQTWCDDGAYLLANQLVDKFQSKDGAQAALRDIEKFLEEAPSMLSSGPDVLAIEYEAVITPQLQDEIVKSFEKHAAVQRMIQNRQACLRKLADRHVRPVQLVAPRPENPPRAKSPLFSPKHGDGLKFTFDLSLPGKRASRKSPNPRKIEVIHDYQESRSCVSYALEGEDSPDLLKRRVMRELIETERVYVEELLSVLLGYRAEMDNPALSGLLPPILRSKRDILFGNMPEIYNFHSRDFLQALEGCLEAPEGVGACFLQRKESFQMYECYCQNKPRSEALWRQFSDCVFFQECQKKLEHKLGLDSYLLKPVQRLTKYQLLLKELLKYSTDGEGTSELQGALTAMLDLLKSVNDSMHQIAITGYEGDLCELGRVLMQGSFSVWLSHKRGPTRMKELARFKPMQRHLFLYERALLFCKRREEHGGDGGDKAPSYGFKHCLKMTAVGITENVKGDVKKFEIWYSGREEVYVVQAPTVEVKVAWLNELRRILTNQQKLLRDEVHQHGHLAEHMQLSQPLADSKQQRASVSSEETESGRSSPDPQHHSPKHRHNRRTVQVYFDLKNQIHRGVWGEKVQLLRLAFESTFLLISQLARRSSLRRRVRGPGVAWRSGRLPPV; encoded by the exons ATGTGGAGCAGCCTATGCCGCTCAAGGTCAGGAAGCTCCAGCAGCCTCAGGGAACCGTCCCATCCGGATCCTGGGACCTACAGAGCTAG CCGGATCCCGTCGAGGGGAATGGGCCCGGcctcgctgcaggaggagagagagccgGAGATGGAGAGCTACCGCTGCCTTCTGCAGGCCGGCTCCCAGCTGGAGAGCACGCTGCAGC AGGTCACAGTCCCTGTGAGCCTGAAGGAGGTGGGTGGCTACATAGAGAAGCAGGTGGCCTACCTATCAG GCGGACGCGGGGAGGACTCCAGCGTCATCATCACCCTCCCCGAGTGCTCGGCTTTCAGTGACATTCCGGAGGAAGCTTTGGCCAAAGTCTTCACGTACCTCACTCTCATCCCACG AACCAGGCAACCTGGAGTCAAATTTATCATCATCTTAGACCGAAGACTGGACACATGGGCCTCCATCAAAACTGCACTGGCCAGGATTTCA GCTTCCTTCCCTGGGAACCTCCACCTGGTGTTGGTGCTCCGACCCACCAGCTTCTTCCATCGTACTgtaacagatattggctttcgCTTCAGCCAAGAGGACTTCATGCTTAAGATGCCA gtGGTGATGCTGAGCTCTGTCACAGACCTGCTGCGCTACATCGATGAAAACCAGCTGACGTCAGAGTTCGGGGGCACGCTGGACTACTGTCACAGCGACTGGATTGTTCTACGAACG GCTATTGAAGGTTTTGCTGTAACAGTTAAAGACATtgcacagatgctgcagagctTTGGCACTGAGCTGGCAGAGACAGAGCTGCCCAGCGATGGCAAAACCATTGAGTATCTCCTTGAGTCTCACACTGATAAGTACAGAAAACTCAAG GATGCGATCAGATCAGTATCAAAGGAGGGTCGGCACCTTCTGTCCAGCCTGGAGACGTCTGAGGCCGAGGAGGACTCGCAGTGGGACGTGAAGCTGGACTGGGAGACTGTGCAGAG GCTTCTTGCTCAGCTCAGAGACATGGAGTTGGCCTTTGATGGCTTCTTTGAGAAGCATCACCTGAAACTCCATcagttcctgcagctgctcaaataTGAGCAGAGCTTTCAGGAG ATGGAGGTTTGCCTGGAGCACCTGATGGCTCAGGAGAAGCAGCTTTCCACGTCTGTGGACACTCTGGTCCAGACGGAGCAGGCTCTAAAAAGTCTGGACGACCTGGAATCGAACGCACAG GACGTGATGGCTCGGGCCCAGATCATCATCCTTCACGGCCACCAGCTGTCGGCCGCTCACCACTACGCCGTGGCCCTCATCATGCAGCGCTGCAACGAGCTTCGCCACCGCTGCGACACGCTCAACGCCGCCCTCAACACCAAGCACGCGCGGCTGCTGCACGcgcaccagctgctgctctgcctggcACAG GCCCAGACGTGGTGCGACGACGGCGCTTACCTGctggccaatcagctggtggATAAGTTCCAGTCCAAGGACGGGGCCCAAGCGGCCCTGAGGGACATTGAGAAGTTCCTGGAGGAGGCGCCGTCTATGCTGAGCTCAGGACCCGACGTCTTGGCTATAGAGTATGAGGCTGTAATCACGcctcagctgcag GACGAGATAGTGAAATCCTTTGAGAAACATGCGGCGGTGCAGCGGATGATCCAGAACCGCCAGGCTTGTCTGAGGAAGCTGGCGGATAGACACGTCCGGCCGGTCCAGTTGGTGGCGCCGAGGCCCGAAAACCCACCGCGTGCCAAGTCCCCGCTCTTCTCCCCTAAACACG GTGATGGTTTGAAGTTCACGTTCGACCTCTCTCTGCCTGGAAAGAGAGCGTCTCGAAAAAGCCCCAACCCACGAAAA ATAGAGGTGATCCACGACTACCAGGAGAGCCGGAGCTGCGTGTCGTACGCTCTGGAGGGGGAGGACAGCCCGGACCTCCTGAAGCG CCGTGTGATGAGGGAGCTCATAGAGACAGAGAGGGTCtacgtggaggagctgctgtcggTGCTGCTG GGTTATAGGGCTGAGATGGACAACCCAGCTCTCTCTGGGCTTCTGCCTCCGATCCTACGCAGCAAGAGAGACATCCTGTTTGGAAACATGCCCGAGATCTACAACTTTCACAGCAG GGATTTCCTTCAAGCCCTGGAAGGATGCCTGGAGGCGCCCGAAGGTGTGGGAGCTTGTTTTCTGCAGCGG AAAGAAAGTTTCCAGATGTATGAGTGCTACTGTCAGAATAAGCCGCGCTCCGAGGCGCTGTGGAGACAGTTCTCAGACTGTGTGTTCTTTCAG GAGTGTCAAAAAAAGCTGGAGCACAAACTGGGTCTGGACTCCTACCTGCTGAAACCAGTCCAGCGACTCACCAAataccagctgctgctcaag GAGTTGCTCAAATACAGCACAGACGGTGAGGGgacctctgagctgcagggggCTCTAACAGCCATGCTGGACCTGCTCAAATCCGTCAACGACTCCATGCACCAGATCGCCATCACGGGCTACGAG GGGGACCTGTGCGAGCTGGGCCGCGTGCTGATGCAGGGCTCGTTCAGCGTGTGGCTCAGCCACAAAAGGGGTCCCACGCGCATGAAGGAGCTGGCGCGCTTCAAGCCCATGCAGCGACACCTCTTCCTGTACGAGCGCGCGCTGCTCTTCTGCAAGCGGCGCGAGGAGCacggcggcgacggcggcgaCAAGGCGCCGTCGTACGGCTTCAAGCACTGCCTCAAG ATGACTGCTGTGGGGATTACGGAGAACGTCAAGGGAGATGTGAAGAAGTTTGAGATCTGGTACAGTGGCAGGGAGGAGGTCTACGTGGTTCAG GCTCCCacagtggaggtgaaggtggccTGGCTCAACGAGCTTCGCAGAATCCTCACAAACCAGCAGAAGCTGCTCAGAG ATGAAGTCCACCAACATGGACACTTAGCAGAACACATGCAGCTCTCCCAACCACTCGCAGacag CAAGCAG